One genomic window of Osmia bicornis bicornis chromosome 5, iOsmBic2.1, whole genome shotgun sequence includes the following:
- the LOC123987840 gene encoding uncharacterized protein LOC123987840, whose translation MQRPFIKQSQAKEAIRLSSVLTVNSRERTTSLYCGFAYTTYIVETSLSECSKKQEFMAFQTVMNREFPYLPGRYQVDTKCTVAWSFLLETYNREHFLNINMSAPKRSGVSCSYKNCTARFNRGGEGVHFFRFLKNGDLCKLWLQACGREDLPSLEYQHYHKTCRVCSNHFENRMYMGPSKSRLLPTAVPKQIESDTNIQEESGNNPEFQPPAKIRFMPSCRKLIKLLLDMLIRHVAGNDNVVADSLSRIDSLRLPVEVDLNELAKQQQADSQLQLIRNSPDHPLKIKAIQWGSNHTTIFCEITGEAIRPYIPAGLRETVFGMFHRPAHPSARVTDRMIRQRYVWPDMHRDIASWCKSCIDCQQSKVSRHVRQIPQHFVAPDGRFDHVHMDIVGPLPPQDGYIYCLTMVDRFSRWVEAVPLREASAQSVARAFFDTWISRYGAPKILTTDQGVQFESRLFSALLSLIGCERIRTTPYHPASNGLVERWHRVFKAAIMCHPDTNWTRTLSTVLLGLRSQIPTLSIDGKQAHYCFSYRVLLIVNYYKFVTTLYI comes from the exons atgcaacgccctttcataaAGCAAAGCCAGGCCAAAGA GGCCATTCGGCTATCTTCGGTTTTGACCGTGAACAGTCGTGAGCGCACGACAAGTTTGTACTGTGGATTCGCGTACACAACCTATATTGTGGAAACTTCTTTGTCAGAATGCTCCAAAAAGCAAGAGTTTATGGCATTTCAGACCGTCATGAACCGGGAATTTCCGTACTTACCTGGCAGGTACCAGGTAGATACGAAGTGCACTGTGGCTTGGTCATTTCTGTTGGAAACGTACAACCGTGAG cattttttaaatatcaacaTGAGTGCTCCAAAACGAAGTGGAGTTTCATGCTCTTACAAAAATTGTACAGCAAGATTCAATCGAGGAGGGGAAGGAGTACATTTTTTTAGATTTCTTAAGAATGGAGACTT ATGCAAGCTCTGGCTTCAGGCATGTGGTAGAGAAGATCTTCCGTCTTTGGAATATCAACACTACCACAAGACCTGCAGAGTATGTAGTAACCATTTCGAAAATAGAATGTACATGGGTCCTTCCAAGTCCAGGTTATTACCAACAGCAGTTCCAAAGCAGATTGAGTCTG ATACAAATATTCAAGAAGAGAGCGGTAATAATCCTGAGTTTCAGCCTCCAGCAAAAATTCGTTTTATGCCTTCATGCAGAAAGCTGATAAAGCTTCTCCTAGACATGTTGATTAGACATGTTGCTGGTAACGACAACGTCGTGGCAGATTCTCTGTCTCGTATAGATTCTCTTCGCCTTCCGGTTGAGGTCGATCTTAATGAGCTTGCGAAGCAGCAGCAAGCCGATTCACAGCTTCAGTTGATTCGTAACTCTCCTGACCACCCGTTGAAGATTAAAGCGATCCAGTGGGGTTCTAACCACACTACGATCTTTTGTGAGATCACTGGCGAGGCCATTCGCCCGTATATACCGGCAGGTCTCCGTGAAACCGTCTTTGGTATGTTTCATCGCCCAGCGCATCCAAGTGCCAGAGTCACCGATCGCATGATTCGCCAGCGATATGTGTGGCCTGACATGCACCGCGACATTGCAAGTTGGTGCAAAAGCTGTATTGATTGTCAGCAGTCTAAGGTCTCTCGTCATGTGAGACAAATTCCTCAGCATTTCGTTGCTCCCGATGGTCGTTTTGATCATGTCCACATGGACATTGTTGGACCCCTGCCTCCGCAGGATGGTTACATATATTGCCTGACGATGGTGGACAGATTTTCCCGTTGGGTCGAGGCGGTGCCCTTGCGAGAGGCATCCGCACAATCTGTTGCGAGAGCATTCTTCGACACGTGGATCTCACGTTATGGAGCCCCGAAAATTTTGACTACCGATCAAGGTGTCCAATTTGAATCCAGGCTCTTTTCGGCTCTCCTCTCTTTAATTGGTTGTGAGCGCATTCGTACAACACCTTATCACCCCGCATCCAATGGCCTTGTGGAGCGGTGGCATCGTGTGTTTAAAGCTGCAATTATGTGTCATCCCGACACGAACTGGACTCGAACTCTTTCCACGGTCCTTCTTGGACTCAGATCTCAGATTCCTACTTTATCAATTGATGGAAAACAAGCTCACTACTGCTTTTCATATagagttttattaattgtcaattattataaatttgtaactaCGCTGTACATTTAA